A genomic region of Pseudomonas sp. KU43P contains the following coding sequences:
- a CDS encoding TauD/TfdA dioxygenase family protein, with product MQVEQLTCAIGAELVGVKLADAIHDDGLFAAIRAQLLKHRVLFLRDQDISRAEHVAFARRFGELEDHPVVGSDPDHPGLVQIYKSPQTPIDRYENAWHTDATWREAPPMGCVLRCVESPSVGGDTMWTNMVLAYDNLPSEIKARIEGLRARHSIEASFGAAMPIEQRLALKARFPDAEHPVVRTHPETGEKVLFVNAFATHFSNYHTPERVRFGQDANPGAGELLRYLISQAYIPEYQVRWRWKPNSIAIWDNRSTQHYAVMDYPACHRKMERAGIMGDATF from the coding sequence ATGCAAGTCGAACAATTGACCTGCGCCATCGGTGCCGAGCTGGTCGGCGTCAAGCTGGCCGATGCCATTCACGATGACGGCCTGTTCGCCGCGATCCGCGCCCAGTTGCTCAAGCACCGGGTGCTGTTCCTGCGTGATCAGGACATCAGCCGCGCCGAGCACGTGGCGTTCGCCCGCCGCTTCGGCGAGCTGGAGGACCACCCGGTGGTCGGCAGCGACCCGGACCACCCGGGCCTGGTGCAGATCTACAAATCGCCGCAAACCCCGATCGACCGCTACGAAAACGCCTGGCACACCGACGCCACCTGGCGTGAAGCGCCACCCATGGGCTGCGTGCTGCGCTGCGTGGAAAGCCCCTCGGTGGGCGGCGACACCATGTGGACCAACATGGTGCTGGCCTACGACAACCTGCCCAGCGAGATCAAGGCGCGCATCGAAGGGCTGCGTGCCCGCCACAGCATCGAGGCCAGCTTCGGCGCGGCCATGCCGATCGAGCAGCGCCTGGCGCTCAAGGCACGCTTCCCCGACGCCGAGCACCCGGTGGTGCGCACCCACCCGGAAACCGGCGAGAAGGTGCTGTTCGTCAATGCCTTCGCCACCCATTTCAGCAACTACCACACCCCCGAGCGGGTGCGCTTCGGCCAGGACGCCAACCCCGGTGCCGGCGAGCTGCTGCGCTACCTGATCAGCCAGGCCTACATCCCCGAGTACCAGGTGCGCTGGCGCTGGAAGCCCAACAGCATCGCCATCTGGGACAACCGCAGCACCCAGCATTACGCCGTCATGGATTACCCCGCCTGCCACCGCAAGATGGAACGCGCCGGGATCATGGGCGACGCGACTTTCTGA
- a CDS encoding 3-keto-5-aminohexanoate cleavage protein — MQFFDDSLHPENMEKVVITVAPYGPEWMPDDFPEDIPVTMDQQVQKAVDCYEAGATVLHLHVRELDGTGSKRLSKFNELIAGVREAVPDMIIQVGGSISFAPEGEGEAAKWLSDDTRHMLAELTPKPDQVTVAINTTQMNIMELLYPQYLEGTSLANPAIQAAYSEMTVPAGPAWVEEHLRRLQASGIQPHFQLTGMHALETLERLVRKGVYKGPLNLTWIGIGGGFDGPNPFNFFNFVHRAPDGCTLTAESLLKNVLPFNMMALAMGLHPRCGNEDTIIDQHGKRFTSVQQIQQTVRVAHELGREIASGKEARAIYRIGEQYASVEETLLANGMAPNRRAGQKGVPQRG, encoded by the coding sequence ATGCAATTCTTCGACGACTCGCTGCACCCGGAAAACATGGAAAAGGTGGTGATCACCGTGGCCCCTTATGGCCCCGAGTGGATGCCCGACGACTTCCCTGAAGACATCCCCGTGACCATGGACCAGCAGGTGCAGAAGGCAGTCGATTGCTATGAAGCCGGCGCCACCGTGCTCCACCTGCACGTGCGTGAGCTCGATGGCACCGGCTCCAAGCGCCTGTCCAAGTTCAACGAGCTGATCGCCGGTGTGCGCGAAGCCGTACCGGACATGATCATCCAGGTCGGCGGCTCGATTTCTTTCGCCCCGGAAGGCGAGGGCGAAGCGGCCAAGTGGCTGAGCGACGACACCCGCCACATGCTGGCCGAGCTGACCCCAAAGCCGGACCAGGTGACGGTGGCGATCAACACCACCCAGATGAACATCATGGAGCTGCTGTACCCGCAATACCTGGAAGGCACCTCACTGGCCAACCCGGCAATCCAGGCGGCCTATAGTGAAATGACCGTACCCGCGGGCCCGGCCTGGGTCGAGGAGCACCTGCGCCGCCTGCAGGCCAGCGGTATCCAGCCGCACTTCCAGCTGACCGGCATGCACGCCCTGGAAACCCTCGAGCGCCTGGTGCGCAAGGGCGTGTACAAAGGCCCGCTGAACCTGACCTGGATCGGCATCGGTGGCGGTTTCGACGGCCCGAACCCGTTCAACTTCTTCAACTTCGTGCACCGTGCGCCGGATGGCTGCACCCTGACCGCCGAGTCGCTGCTCAAGAACGTGCTGCCGTTCAACATGATGGCCCTGGCCATGGGCCTGCACCCGCGTTGCGGCAACGAAGACACCATCATCGACCAGCATGGCAAGCGGTTCACCTCGGTGCAGCAGATTCAGCAGACCGTGCGTGTGGCCCATGAGCTGGGCCGCGAGATTGCCAGCGGCAAGGAAGCGCGGGCGATCTACCGTATCGGCGAGCAGTACGCGAGCGTAGAGGAAACCCTGCTGGCCAACGGCATGGCGCCGAACCGTCGGGCCGGGCAGAAGGGCGTGCCGCAACGCGGCTGA
- a CDS encoding AraC family transcriptional regulator — translation MTVLARAATLTNYLEVSRHLGLNSHGLLAQAGLSASLLETPDQRIPVAAAINVLEESARLSGCEAFGLRMAELRQLSDFGQVSLLISHQHSLRDALQVIVQYRHLLNNALAIHIEEIGKTVIIRQEVITDQPMHSRQAIELAIGVMHRFCSALLGSHWHPISANFTHAAPADLAIHRRIFGCKLEFNSDFNGIVCSAADLDTANPQANEGMARLAQRYVGLLQDENLPSLTLEVRKAIFLLMPMGRATIEHIAQTQGMNVRTLQRRLEEEGATFSELVNGVRRDLVVRYLESPGYSLGRIADMLGYSMHSSFTRWFISQFGQPPASWRAQHEPHTQTKRSRATAQVAVSPR, via the coding sequence ATGACCGTGCTCGCCCGTGCTGCAACGCTCACCAATTACCTGGAAGTCTCACGCCATCTGGGCCTCAACAGCCATGGTTTGCTGGCCCAGGCCGGCCTCAGTGCATCGCTGCTGGAAACACCCGACCAACGCATCCCGGTCGCCGCCGCCATCAACGTGCTGGAAGAGTCGGCGCGCCTGAGCGGCTGCGAAGCCTTCGGCCTGCGCATGGCCGAATTGCGCCAGCTGTCGGATTTCGGCCAAGTCAGCCTGCTGATCAGTCACCAGCATTCGCTGCGCGACGCCCTGCAGGTGATCGTGCAGTACCGCCACTTGCTCAACAACGCCCTGGCCATTCATATCGAGGAAATCGGCAAGACGGTGATCATCCGCCAGGAAGTCATCACCGACCAGCCGATGCACAGCCGTCAGGCCATCGAATTGGCCATCGGCGTAATGCACCGCTTCTGCTCGGCGTTGCTGGGTTCGCACTGGCACCCGATCAGCGCCAACTTCACCCACGCCGCCCCCGCGGACCTTGCCATCCACCGGCGCATCTTCGGCTGCAAGCTGGAGTTCAACAGCGACTTCAACGGCATCGTCTGCTCGGCGGCCGACCTCGACACCGCCAACCCCCAGGCCAACGAAGGCATGGCGCGGCTGGCGCAGCGCTATGTGGGGTTGCTGCAGGATGAAAACCTGCCGTCGCTGACGCTGGAAGTGCGCAAGGCGATCTTCCTGCTGATGCCCATGGGCCGCGCCACCATCGAACACATCGCCCAGACCCAAGGCATGAACGTGCGTACCTTGCAGCGGCGTCTGGAAGAAGAAGGCGCAACCTTCAGCGAACTGGTCAACGGCGTGCGCCGCGACCTGGTGGTGCGCTACCTGGAAAGCCCGGGCTATTCGCTGGGGCGCATCGCCGACATGCTCGGCTACTCCATGCACAGCTCGTTCACCCGTTGGTTCATCAGCCAGTTCGGCCAGCCGCCTGCCAGCTGGCGCGCACAGCACGAACCGCACACGCAAACCAAGCGCAGCCGCGCCACCGCCCAGGTCGCCGTCAGCCCACGCTGA
- a CDS encoding RBBP9/YdeN family alpha/beta hydrolase: MEKLQTTATVLIVPGLRDHVPEHWQTLLQARLAKVRSVPPLETDKLSCSARVEAIERELASIEGPVILVAHSAGVLMVAHWAARYQRPIKGALLAAPPDLETDWPANYPTPDTLRANGWAPLPSGRLPFPSLVAASSNDHLASFEAVARMADEWGSELVELGAVGHLNPASGFGPWPHAEALIRQLDR, translated from the coding sequence GTGGAAAAACTGCAAACCACCGCAACCGTGCTGATCGTGCCCGGCTTGCGCGACCATGTACCGGAACACTGGCAAACCCTGTTGCAAGCGCGCCTGGCCAAGGTGCGCTCGGTACCCCCCCTTGAAACCGACAAGCTCAGCTGCAGCGCCCGCGTCGAAGCGATCGAGCGCGAGCTGGCCAGCATCGAGGGCCCGGTGATCCTGGTCGCGCACAGCGCCGGTGTACTGATGGTGGCGCACTGGGCCGCCCGCTACCAGCGCCCGATCAAGGGCGCCTTGCTGGCCGCGCCACCGGACCTGGAAACCGACTGGCCGGCCAATTACCCAACCCCCGACACCCTACGCGCCAACGGCTGGGCACCGCTGCCCAGTGGCCGCCTGCCGTTCCCGAGCCTGGTCGCGGCCAGCAGCAACGACCACCTGGCCAGCTTCGAAGCCGTGGCACGCATGGCCGACGAGTGGGGCAGCGAGCTGGTCGAACTCGGCGCCGTTGGCCACCTCAACCCTGCCTCGGGCTTTGGCCCATGGCCACACGCCGAGGCACTGATCCGGCAACTCGATCGCTAA
- a CDS encoding YeiH family protein gives MSTLALTQVNHRVRELAPGLIVSLIAAGAASFLAEHYGAPVMLFALLLGLALNFLSADGKCKAGIEFTARSVLRLGVALLGMRITLEQMAGLGWRAVALVVILVVVTIGVSMVAAKALGFQRLFGMLTGGATAICGASAALALAAALPSHPQKERATLFTVIGVSALSTLAMILYPMIANALGLSPQAAGVFLGATIHDVAQVVGAGYSMSTETGDTATVVKLMRVAMLVPVIVVAAMIGRRQGIDSTGKRPPLLPWFAVGFLILACVNSTGWVPLVVQGSINELSRWCLVVSIAALGMKTQLKELAAVGIKPILLMVGETVFLVLLVLGLMHLGS, from the coding sequence ATGAGCACGCTGGCACTCACCCAGGTAAACCACCGCGTACGGGAGCTGGCGCCCGGGCTGATCGTAAGCCTGATCGCCGCAGGCGCGGCGAGCTTCCTGGCCGAACATTACGGCGCTCCGGTGATGCTGTTCGCCCTGTTGCTGGGGCTGGCGCTGAACTTTCTGAGCGCGGACGGCAAGTGCAAGGCCGGCATCGAGTTCACCGCGCGCAGCGTGCTGCGCCTGGGGGTGGCCTTGCTCGGCATGCGCATCACCCTGGAGCAGATGGCCGGCCTCGGCTGGAGGGCGGTGGCGCTGGTGGTGATCCTGGTGGTGGTGACCATCGGCGTGTCGATGGTCGCGGCCAAGGCCCTGGGTTTCCAGCGCCTGTTCGGTATGCTCACCGGCGGTGCCACGGCGATCTGCGGCGCTTCGGCGGCGCTGGCGCTGGCCGCTGCATTGCCCAGCCACCCGCAGAAGGAACGGGCCACGCTGTTCACCGTGATCGGGGTGTCGGCGCTGTCGACCCTGGCGATGATCCTCTACCCGATGATCGCCAATGCCCTGGGGCTGTCGCCGCAAGCGGCCGGGGTGTTCCTCGGCGCCACCATTCATGATGTGGCGCAGGTGGTGGGGGCGGGCTACAGCATGTCCACCGAAACCGGCGACACCGCCACGGTGGTCAAGCTGATGCGCGTGGCCATGCTGGTGCCGGTGATCGTGGTCGCGGCCATGATCGGCCGCCGCCAGGGCATCGACAGCACCGGCAAGCGTCCGCCGTTGCTGCCGTGGTTCGCGGTGGGCTTTCTGATTCTGGCCTGCGTCAACAGCACCGGCTGGGTGCCACTGGTGGTGCAGGGCAGCATCAACGAGCTGTCGCGCTGGTGCCTGGTGGTGTCGATCGCCGCCTTGGGGATGAAGACCCAGCTCAAGGAGCTGGCCGCCGTAGGCATCAAGCCGATCCTGCTGATGGTGGGTGAAACGGTGTTCCTGGTGCTGCTGGTGCTGGGGCTGATGCACCTCGGTTCGTAA
- a CDS encoding DUF1302 domain-containing protein: MNNNKNVLFCLHHRKLMATLLLVAGAPAAQAFQLDLADPDWSVRFDNTAKLSYGQRVEGENAKIARTANLNDGDKNFSVGSAVTQRLDLLTELDVIYQGNMGMRVSAASWYDHAYDDVGSNSNPFPGQAGNAGNLVLARPVGGLPAGTVLQGGPSKRHGLSRYSDRYYNGPSGEFLDAFVFYNTEIGDESMLSGKLGWHSVYWGETLFNAANGINYGQSALDLAKLYNVPGTETKELFLPRKQLSLSYTVNPELTLAAQYFLEFDNSRLPEGGTYMGAYDMLGDGGDIFWLPVPNAVGGAGAFYGAPRGHDIRPHNSGDFGVMAKWSPEWLDGTLGFYYRNTSDPTPAVLINAPNLHRGSLEGTSYMTAYADDIDIYGISLAKNVGPVSVGLDVNYRENMPLISNFTTINGPLYDALAGTAGGTNLIGEVPGHGETGLARGKTFHVVLNGLVSFGATPLWNASSLAVEGAMTHLVSVDKGEQTFKGDSSYEGVDKVTTNAYTLAVNFTPTWFQALPGVDITLPLSYNVGLKGNSAVQLGGNEDSGSYSIGIAADVYQKYKFDLKYVDSFGKFDTCETGTDNNTPGTNGRYQCIPGQITSQAGLAPLLKDRGMVTASFKTTF; this comes from the coding sequence ATGAACAACAATAAGAACGTTCTCTTCTGCCTTCACCACCGCAAACTGATGGCCACGCTGTTGCTGGTCGCGGGGGCGCCGGCTGCCCAGGCATTCCAGCTTGACCTTGCCGACCCCGACTGGAGCGTACGCTTCGACAACACTGCCAAGCTCAGCTACGGCCAGCGGGTCGAGGGCGAAAATGCCAAGATCGCCCGCACTGCCAACCTCAACGACGGTGACAAGAACTTCAGCGTCGGCAGCGCGGTGACCCAACGCCTGGACCTGTTGACCGAGCTGGACGTGATCTACCAGGGCAACATGGGCATGCGTGTCAGTGCTGCCAGCTGGTACGACCACGCCTACGACGACGTGGGCTCCAACTCCAACCCGTTTCCGGGCCAGGCCGGCAATGCCGGCAACCTGGTACTGGCGCGCCCGGTCGGTGGCCTGCCGGCCGGCACGGTGCTGCAGGGCGGGCCGTCGAAGCGCCATGGCCTGAGCCGTTACAGCGACCGCTACTACAATGGCCCGTCCGGCGAATTCCTCGATGCTTTCGTGTTCTACAACACCGAAATCGGCGACGAATCGATGCTCAGCGGCAAGCTCGGCTGGCACTCGGTGTACTGGGGCGAGACCCTGTTCAACGCCGCCAACGGCATCAACTACGGCCAGTCGGCCCTTGACCTGGCCAAACTGTACAACGTGCCGGGCACCGAGACCAAGGAGCTGTTCCTGCCGCGCAAGCAGCTGTCGCTCAGCTACACGGTCAACCCGGAGCTGACCCTGGCGGCCCAGTACTTCCTCGAATTCGACAACTCGCGCCTGCCTGAAGGGGGCACCTACATGGGGGCCTACGACATGCTCGGCGACGGCGGCGACATCTTCTGGTTGCCGGTGCCCAACGCCGTCGGCGGTGCCGGGGCCTTCTACGGTGCGCCGCGTGGGCATGACATCCGCCCGCACAATTCCGGCGACTTCGGCGTCATGGCCAAGTGGAGCCCGGAGTGGCTCGACGGCACCCTGGGCTTCTACTACCGCAACACCTCCGACCCGACCCCGGCGGTGCTGATCAACGCCCCGAACCTGCACAGGGGCAGCCTGGAAGGCACCAGCTACATGACGGCCTACGCCGACGACATCGACATCTACGGCATCAGCCTGGCCAAGAACGTCGGCCCGGTCAGCGTCGGCCTGGACGTCAACTACCGCGAGAACATGCCGCTGATCAGCAACTTCACCACCATCAACGGGCCGCTGTACGACGCCCTGGCCGGCACTGCCGGCGGCACCAACCTGATTGGCGAAGTGCCGGGCCACGGTGAAACCGGGCTGGCCCGCGGCAAGACCTTCCATGTAGTGCTCAACGGCCTGGTGTCGTTCGGTGCCACGCCCCTGTGGAATGCCTCGTCGCTGGCCGTCGAAGGCGCGATGACCCACCTGGTCAGCGTCGACAAGGGCGAGCAGACCTTCAAGGGCGACTCCAGCTACGAAGGCGTCGACAAGGTCACCACCAATGCCTACACCCTGGCGGTGAACTTCACCCCGACCTGGTTCCAGGCGTTGCCGGGGGTCGATATCACCCTGCCGCTTTCCTACAACGTCGGCCTCAAGGGCAACTCGGCAGTGCAACTGGGCGGTAACGAAGACTCCGGCAGCTACTCGATCGGCATCGCCGCCGACGTGTACCAGAAGTACAAGTTCGACCTCAAGTACGTCGATTCCTTTGGCAAGTTCGATACCTGTGAAACCGGTACCGACAACAACACCCCCGGCACCAATGGGCGCTACCAGTGCATCCCCGGGCAGATCACCTCGCAGGCAGGGCTGGCGCCGCTGCTCAAGGATCGCGGCATGGTCACTGCCTCGTTCAAGACCACCTTCTGA
- a CDS encoding DUF1329 domain-containing protein yields MKYLNSLLSASLAVVIAGNAHAAAPAQEVARMGKDLTLVGAEKAGSADGTIPAYQGGLNTPPAGFKQGDTLRPDPYASEKPLLVIDGKNVDQYKDSLTATTVELAKRFPTFRIDVYPSHRTAALPKALLDNTLKNAANAKSLQDGMAIENVLPGVPFPIPQSGAEAMWNHLLRYQGVAQKAKYDSWNVDSAGVAALATTGLAYNAYPIYEDLNKVIEPKDIYFQTKLYFEGPARRAGESMMLKDAANPLVQERRAWQYLPGQRRVKLAPNLAYDTPNPGTAGSGTFDDVYVFNGALDRYDWHLVGKKDMYVPYNTYKLTYIHDPKTLTTPNHLSPDQVRWEKHRVWVVEGTLKGNARHIYAKRRFYLDEDSWFALASDQYDARGQLYRGSFSFFTQSYDVQIPNSNPHVVYDLVGGTYNVNGLIGPHGGIEYIAPLSKAQWSPEALAGAGIR; encoded by the coding sequence ATGAAGTATCTCAATAGCCTGCTGTCGGCCTCGCTTGCGGTCGTGATTGCCGGTAATGCCCATGCGGCCGCCCCGGCCCAGGAAGTCGCCCGCATGGGCAAGGACCTGACCCTGGTCGGTGCCGAAAAGGCAGGTAGCGCCGATGGCACGATCCCGGCCTACCAGGGTGGCCTGAACACCCCGCCAGCCGGATTCAAGCAGGGCGACACCCTACGCCCGGACCCCTACGCATCGGAAAAACCCCTGCTGGTGATCGATGGCAAGAACGTCGACCAGTACAAGGACTCGCTGACCGCCACCACGGTGGAGCTGGCCAAGCGCTTCCCGACCTTCCGCATCGATGTCTACCCCAGCCACCGCACCGCGGCCTTGCCCAAGGCGCTGCTCGACAACACCCTGAAGAATGCCGCCAATGCCAAGTCGTTGCAGGACGGCATGGCCATCGAGAACGTGCTGCCGGGCGTGCCGTTCCCGATCCCGCAGTCGGGTGCCGAGGCCATGTGGAACCACCTGCTGCGCTACCAGGGCGTGGCGCAGAAGGCCAAGTACGACTCCTGGAACGTCGATTCGGCCGGCGTCGCGGCCCTGGCTACCACGGGCCTTGCCTACAACGCCTACCCGATCTACGAAGACCTGAACAAGGTCATCGAGCCCAAGGACATCTACTTCCAGACCAAGCTCTACTTCGAAGGCCCGGCGCGCCGCGCCGGTGAGTCGATGATGCTCAAGGACGCCGCCAACCCGCTGGTGCAGGAGCGCCGCGCCTGGCAGTACCTGCCAGGGCAGCGCCGGGTGAAGCTGGCGCCGAACCTGGCTTATGACACGCCAAACCCTGGCACTGCCGGCTCCGGCACCTTCGATGACGTGTACGTGTTCAACGGTGCGCTGGACCGTTACGACTGGCACCTGGTCGGCAAGAAGGACATGTACGTGCCGTACAACACCTACAAGCTGACCTACATCCACGACCCGAAGACCCTGACCACGCCGAACCACCTGTCACCTGACCAGGTGCGCTGGGAGAAGCACCGCGTGTGGGTGGTGGAAGGTACCCTCAAGGGCAATGCCCGCCACATCTATGCCAAGCGCCGCTTCTACCTCGACGAGGACAGCTGGTTCGCCCTGGCCTCCGACCAGTACGACGCCCGTGGCCAGCTGTACCGCGGCTCGTTCAGCTTCTTCACCCAGAGCTACGACGTGCAGATCCCCAACAGCAACCCGCACGTGGTCTACGACCTGGTCGGTGGCACCTACAACGTCAACGGCCTGATCGGCCCGCACGGCGGTATCGAGTACATCGCCCCTCTGTCCAAGGCGCAGTGGTCGCCCGAAGCCCTGGCCGGCGCCGGTATTCGCTGA
- a CDS encoding DsbA family oxidoreductase, translated as MKRTLSIDVYFDFICPWCLIGRRQLQAALAQFKASQPQVEVNVAWQGVQLLPELPFNGQPFAEFYRRRLGSDQAVQQRQAQVRLAASAVGEQIDFSRIERMPNTADAHRLLLHASELGSEAQVEALLERLLAAYFKHGEDLGDRATLLRIAQACGFAANTLAGSLRGDGLPFVSANADIAGRGVPCFVFDDRLQVVGAQPAEALLEAMHMAASRLAEAGQ; from the coding sequence GTGAAGCGTACGTTGTCGATTGATGTGTACTTCGATTTCATCTGCCCGTGGTGCCTGATCGGCCGCCGGCAACTGCAAGCTGCGCTGGCGCAGTTCAAGGCGTCGCAGCCGCAGGTCGAGGTCAATGTGGCCTGGCAGGGCGTACAGCTGTTGCCCGAGCTGCCATTCAACGGCCAGCCGTTTGCCGAATTCTACCGCCGCCGTCTGGGCAGCGATCAGGCGGTGCAGCAACGCCAGGCCCAGGTTCGCCTGGCGGCCAGTGCCGTAGGCGAGCAGATCGATTTCAGCCGCATCGAGCGCATGCCCAATACCGCTGATGCCCATCGTTTGTTGCTGCATGCCAGTGAGCTGGGCAGCGAAGCGCAGGTCGAGGCGCTGCTTGAACGCCTGCTGGCGGCGTATTTCAAGCATGGCGAAGACCTGGGCGACCGCGCCACGCTGTTGCGCATCGCCCAGGCGTGCGGCTTTGCTGCGAACACCCTGGCTGGCAGCTTGCGCGGTGATGGTTTGCCCTTCGTCAGTGCCAACGCCGACATCGCCGGCCGCGGCGTGCCGTGCTTCGTTTTCGACGACCGCCTGCAGGTGGTCGGTGCGCAGCCTGCAGAAGCACTGCTCGAGGCCATGCACATGGCCGCGTCACGGCTGGCGGAGGCGGGCCAATGA
- a CDS encoding MFS transporter, translated as MATYHASAAEPGTDTSLGIPRRYAWIVFALTFGLLISDYMSRQVLNAVFPLLKQEWQLSDSQLGLLSGIVALMVGLLTFPLSLLADRIGRIKSLTFMAVMWSLATLGCAVAENYQEMFIARFLVGVGEAAYGSVGIAVVVAVFPREMRATLAGSFMAGGMFGSVLGMALGGVMAQHLGWRWAFAGMAFFGLLLAVLYPLIVREARIAPQGLVAKPDKAALKALRPLRTLYSSRSVISAYIGSGLQLFVGGTVIVWFPSYLNRYYAMSTDRAGAVAAIIVLCSGVGIVLCGMLCDRMGRNCPDRKISLAIAYCLGSCVLLSVAFALPPGLPQLVLICLGMMIAAGTNGPSSAMVANLTHYTVHGTAFATLTLSNNLLGLATGPLITGKVSDLIGLQSAFQLVPLISIGAAAVFFYAKRHYHPDMARLQRGETAEAPVQPVLEARS; from the coding sequence ATGGCCACCTATCACGCCAGTGCGGCAGAACCAGGCACCGATACTTCGCTCGGCATTCCACGGCGCTACGCCTGGATCGTCTTCGCCCTGACCTTCGGTCTGTTGATATCCGACTACATGTCGCGGCAAGTGCTCAACGCCGTGTTCCCGCTGCTGAAACAGGAATGGCAGCTCAGCGACAGCCAGCTCGGCCTGCTCAGCGGCATCGTCGCGCTGATGGTCGGCCTGCTGACCTTCCCGCTGTCGCTGCTCGCCGACCGTATCGGCCGGATCAAGAGCCTGACCTTCATGGCGGTGATGTGGAGCCTGGCGACGCTGGGCTGCGCCGTGGCGGAAAACTACCAGGAGATGTTCATCGCACGCTTTTTGGTCGGTGTCGGCGAGGCGGCCTACGGCAGCGTCGGCATCGCGGTGGTGGTGGCGGTGTTCCCGCGCGAGATGCGCGCCACCCTGGCCGGCTCGTTCATGGCCGGTGGCATGTTCGGCTCGGTACTGGGCATGGCCCTGGGCGGCGTGATGGCCCAGCACCTGGGCTGGCGCTGGGCGTTCGCCGGCATGGCATTCTTCGGGCTGCTGCTGGCGGTGCTGTATCCGCTGATCGTGCGCGAAGCGCGCATCGCCCCCCAAGGCCTGGTGGCAAAGCCCGACAAGGCCGCGCTCAAGGCTTTGCGCCCACTGCGCACCCTCTATTCCAGCCGCTCGGTCATCAGCGCCTACATCGGCAGCGGTTTGCAGCTGTTCGTCGGCGGCACGGTGATCGTGTGGTTCCCCAGCTACCTGAACCGTTACTACGCCATGAGCACCGACCGCGCCGGCGCGGTGGCCGCGATCATCGTGTTGTGCAGCGGGGTCGGCATCGTGCTGTGCGGCATGCTGTGCGACCGCATGGGGCGCAACTGCCCAGACCGCAAGATCAGCCTGGCCATCGCCTACTGCCTGGGCAGTTGCGTGCTGCTGTCGGTGGCCTTCGCCTTGCCGCCCGGGCTGCCACAGTTGGTGCTGATCTGCCTGGGCATGATGATTGCCGCCGGCACCAATGGCCCGTCCAGCGCCATGGTTGCCAACCTGACCCACTACACGGTGCACGGCACCGCGTTCGCCACCCTGACCTTGAGCAACAACCTGCTGGGGCTGGCCACCGGCCCGCTGATCACCGGCAAGGTGTCCGACCTGATCGGCCTGCAGTCGGCCTTCCAGTTGGTGCCGCTGATCAGCATCGGCGCGGCGGCGGTGTTCTTTTACGCCAAGCGTCACTACCACCCTGACATGGCGCGCCTGCAGCGCGGCGAAACCGCCGAGGCGCCTGTTCAGCCTGTACTGGAGGCCCGTTCGTGA
- a CDS encoding Rieske (2Fe-2S) protein yields MSVRIEVPAQRVPAVGERCLVEAEGKSVALFNVGGRLLAIDDSCPHQGSSLCAGKLEGAVIQCRAHGLRFDLASGYLLNAKALKVASYPVQVEDGRVFIVLACQEAVS; encoded by the coding sequence ATGAGTGTGCGCATCGAAGTACCGGCGCAGCGCGTGCCGGCCGTCGGCGAGCGCTGCCTGGTCGAAGCTGAAGGCAAGAGCGTGGCGCTGTTCAACGTCGGCGGCCGGCTGCTGGCCATCGATGACAGCTGCCCGCACCAGGGCTCGTCGCTGTGCGCCGGCAAGCTGGAGGGCGCGGTAATCCAGTGCCGTGCCCATGGCTTGCGTTTCGATCTCGCCAGCGGCTACCTGCTCAATGCCAAGGCGCTCAAGGTGGCCAGTTACCCGGTGCAGGTCGAGGATGGCCGGGTGTTCATCGTGCTGGCCTGCCAGGAGGCGGTGTCATGA